A window of Novosphingobium terrae contains these coding sequences:
- a CDS encoding TonB-dependent receptor domain-containing protein — MREPKQGARCVQMSLLLGVAFCSLMPAGMAMAQTAKTPSDAPAPADDDKAEANTIVVTGSRIATAVITAQPITRVTGEDIGKRGFTNLGMALLDQPAFGVPGNGPVGGQGSFSAGQTFANLYDLGSQRTLTLVNGNRFVSPASGSIFGPVAGSPVDLSQIAPGLVDRIEVVSVGGAPIYGSDAIAGTVNVILKKNYQGLAINASQGISGHGDAQDSNVSLLAGKNFADGRGNITVSVYYDRQVGLTNADRSSLIGGTSPFSGTATAGKSYTHQLYYGGKNYNTFTNTGIPAFADDVPIYAGQAYAGITNAAGQVLYFNNSGQLTPFTNGQLTGSGLYQAGGSGFAIANYDNFLADTQRIQGTLLGHYDFTDHIHFSGEFWLGRNFGTNLAAQPYYNTALFAAAGETNGNLALSTANPYLSAADRQTIISNLAANGMPTDTFYLARANTDLATGSFRTRTDLVRVVGGLNGDFGVGERKFDWDVTVNYGRSTSTTTSRELVTQNFYNALNAVTNSSGQIACAPGYANASYPTLSSTCAPLDIFGYGNASQQAINYVTAIAQTHQVNTQLDVQADVKGDLIKLPGGYAKGVVGYEYRRESSAFDPGAFYAGELQADGSRVQYGNTIPITPVGGKFHTNEVFGELNAPIISPDNDIPFISSLDINAAVRYVNHSLTGGFTSYTAGGTYAPVKGLTIRGNFTRSFRSPAITELFAPTGSVFDTANDPCDARYINAGNNPAARKANCAAAGITQPFTSNVVDYTAKGTSGGNPNLQNETANSWTLGAVLQPHVLRGLELSVDYINIDIGNEIATLSLTDLMSACYDSSSSSPFCKTFTRDSTGQVTSFEEGNYNIGQEAFRALQGNLKYNLPLERLGLPTSAGVLDLNVNYLHTFRHYYRVGSGDLQQVVGASRNPANTFTATANYTRKSFNWMVQGIYYGSSKVDPNVDPSAYQYPTVHSYVTFNTSLGVDVSKNVNFRFIVNNVFNRGLPFPYSIFSESSYEARYYDAIMGRYFRVNASVKF; from the coding sequence ATGAGAGAACCCAAACAAGGGGCGCGTTGCGTCCAGATGAGCCTGTTGCTCGGCGTGGCATTCTGCAGCCTGATGCCTGCGGGCATGGCCATGGCGCAGACGGCCAAAACTCCCTCCGATGCGCCAGCACCCGCCGATGATGACAAGGCCGAGGCCAACACCATCGTCGTGACCGGATCGCGCATCGCCACCGCCGTCATCACAGCCCAGCCGATCACGCGCGTGACGGGTGAGGACATTGGCAAGCGTGGCTTTACCAATCTGGGCATGGCGCTGCTCGATCAGCCCGCCTTTGGTGTGCCGGGGAATGGCCCGGTGGGTGGGCAAGGCTCCTTCAGCGCGGGGCAGACCTTTGCCAATCTCTATGACCTTGGCTCGCAACGCACGCTGACGCTGGTCAATGGCAACCGTTTTGTCAGCCCGGCCAGTGGCTCGATTTTCGGGCCCGTCGCGGGTTCGCCGGTCGATCTCTCGCAGATTGCGCCCGGTCTGGTGGATCGTATCGAGGTCGTCTCAGTGGGCGGCGCGCCGATCTATGGTTCGGATGCCATTGCGGGCACCGTCAATGTCATCCTGAAGAAGAACTATCAGGGTCTGGCGATCAATGCTTCGCAGGGCATTTCCGGCCATGGTGATGCGCAGGATTCCAACGTATCCCTGCTGGCAGGCAAGAATTTTGCCGATGGACGCGGCAATATTACCGTCAGCGTCTATTATGACCGTCAGGTCGGCCTGACCAATGCTGACCGCTCCAGCCTGATCGGCGGAACATCGCCCTTCTCCGGTACGGCCACCGCAGGCAAGAGCTATACGCATCAGCTCTATTATGGCGGCAAGAACTACAACACCTTCACCAACACCGGCATCCCGGCCTTTGCCGATGATGTTCCGATCTATGCCGGGCAGGCCTATGCCGGGATCACCAATGCTGCGGGTCAGGTGCTGTATTTCAACAACAGCGGGCAGTTGACGCCCTTCACCAACGGACAGTTGACGGGCAGCGGGCTCTATCAGGCGGGCGGCAGTGGCTTTGCCATCGCCAATTACGACAACTTCCTGGCCGATACGCAGCGCATCCAGGGCACACTGCTGGGCCATTATGACTTCACCGACCACATCCATTTCAGCGGTGAGTTCTGGCTGGGCCGCAACTTCGGCACCAATCTGGCCGCTCAGCCCTATTACAACACCGCGCTTTTCGCAGCCGCGGGGGAGACCAACGGCAATCTGGCGCTCAGCACGGCCAACCCCTATCTGAGCGCGGCTGACCGCCAGACGATCATCAGCAATCTGGCCGCCAATGGCATGCCGACAGATACGTTCTATCTGGCACGCGCCAACACCGATCTGGCCACGGGTTCCTTCCGCACGCGCACAGATCTGGTGCGCGTGGTGGGCGGGCTGAATGGCGATTTCGGCGTGGGTGAGCGCAAGTTCGACTGGGATGTGACCGTCAATTATGGCCGCTCGACCTCCACGACGACCTCGCGTGAGCTGGTGACCCAGAATTTCTACAATGCGCTCAATGCTGTGACCAACAGCAGCGGCCAGATTGCCTGCGCTCCGGGCTATGCCAATGCCAGCTATCCCACACTCAGCAGCACCTGCGCGCCGCTTGACATCTTTGGTTATGGCAATGCCAGCCAGCAGGCGATCAATTACGTCACGGCCATCGCCCAGACGCATCAGGTCAACACCCAGCTGGATGTACAGGCCGATGTGAAGGGGGACCTGATCAAGCTGCCCGGCGGCTATGCCAAGGGCGTGGTGGGCTATGAGTATCGCCGCGAAAGCTCGGCCTTCGATCCGGGCGCATTCTATGCGGGCGAATTGCAGGCCGATGGCAGCCGGGTGCAATATGGCAATACGATCCCGATTACGCCTGTGGGCGGCAAGTTCCACACCAATGAAGTCTTCGGCGAGTTGAATGCGCCGATTATTTCTCCGGACAATGATATTCCCTTTATTTCGAGTCTGGATATCAATGCGGCGGTGCGTTACGTCAATCATAGCCTGACGGGGGGCTTTACCTCCTATACGGCGGGCGGCACCTATGCTCCGGTCAAGGGTTTGACCATTCGCGGTAATTTCACGCGTTCCTTCCGTTCGCCGGCGATTACCGAACTCTTCGCGCCAACCGGCTCGGTGTTCGATACCGCCAATGATCCTTGCGACGCGCGCTACATCAATGCGGGCAACAATCCTGCTGCGCGCAAGGCCAATTGCGCCGCTGCCGGGATCACTCAGCCTTTCACCTCGAATGTGGTGGATTACACGGCGAAGGGCACATCGGGCGGCAATCCGAATTTGCAGAATGAAACCGCCAACAGCTGGACGCTGGGCGCCGTGCTGCAGCCGCATGTGTTGCGTGGGCTGGAGCTTAGCGTTGACTATATCAACATCGATATCGGCAATGAAATCGCGACGCTCAGCCTGACCGATCTGATGTCGGCCTGCTATGATTCCTCGTCGTCCAGCCCCTTCTGCAAGACGTTCACACGTGACAGCACCGGGCAGGTCACCTCTTTTGAGGAAGGCAATTACAACATCGGTCAGGAAGCTTTCCGGGCCTTGCAGGGCAATCTGAAATACAATCTGCCGCTGGAACGCCTTGGTCTGCCCACGTCGGCGGGTGTGCTGGATCTGAACGTCAATTATCTGCACACCTTCCGGCATTACTATCGCGTTGGTTCGGGTGACTTGCAGCAGGTGGTCGGTGCCTCGCGCAATCCTGCGAACACTTTCACGGCAACTGCGAACTATACGCGCAAGTCGTTCAACTGGATGGTTCAGGGCATCTATTACGGGTCCTCGAAGGTCGATCCCAATGTCGATCCTTCGGCCTATCAGTATCCCACCGTTCATTCCTATGTGACGTTCAACACGTCGCTCGGGGTGGATGTTTCGAAGAATGTCAATTTCCGTTTCATCGTCAACAATGTGTTCAATCGTGGGCTGCCGTTCCCCTATTCCATCTTTTCCGAGTCGAGCTATGAAGCGCGGTATTACGATGCCATCATGGGTCGCTACTTCCGCGTGAACGCCAGCGTGAAATTCTAA
- a CDS encoding SDR family oxidoreductase, producing the protein MTQGIENKVILITGGNGGLGAETARLLAARGAKVAIAARRKDRLDEVAAQIARQGGTVRSYALDVTDKAQVEAVVAGVVADFGRIDVLINNAGLMPIRPMAEVNTDEWDAMIDVNLKGTLYGIAAVLPRFLAQNAGHIINLSSVAGIKVFAPGGTVYSGTKFAVSAISEGLRQEVGDKIRVTSIEPGAVESDLKLGTSGTAAQTVLEFYKQAIPASSVAHAIAFAVEQPEDVDINQIVIRPTAQTF; encoded by the coding sequence ATGACACAGGGCATTGAAAACAAGGTCATCCTCATCACCGGAGGCAACGGCGGCCTTGGCGCCGAAACCGCGCGACTGCTGGCCGCGCGCGGCGCGAAAGTGGCCATCGCGGCGCGCCGCAAGGACCGGCTGGACGAGGTCGCCGCGCAAATCGCCCGGCAAGGCGGCACAGTGCGCAGCTACGCGCTGGACGTGACCGACAAGGCGCAGGTCGAGGCGGTGGTGGCCGGGGTCGTCGCCGATTTCGGGCGGATCGATGTGCTGATCAACAATGCCGGGCTGATGCCAATCCGCCCCATGGCCGAGGTCAACACCGATGAGTGGGACGCGATGATCGACGTCAACCTCAAGGGCACACTCTATGGCATTGCGGCGGTGCTGCCGCGCTTTCTGGCGCAGAATGCGGGCCATATCATCAATCTGAGTTCGGTGGCGGGCATCAAGGTCTTCGCGCCGGGCGGTACGGTCTATTCGGGCACCAAATTCGCCGTCAGCGCGATTTCCGAAGGGTTGCGTCAGGAGGTGGGCGACAAGATCCGTGTCACCTCGATCGAGCCGGGCGCGGTGGAAAGCGACCTGAAGCTGGGCACCTCCGGCACGGCGGCGCAGACGGTGCTTGAGTTCTACAAGCAGGCCATTCCGGCCAGTTCGGTCGCCCACGCCATCGCCTTTGCGGTGGAGCAGCCGGAGGATGTGGACATCAACCAGATCGTCATCCGCCCCACCGCCCAGACCTTCTGA
- a CDS encoding alkene reductase has product MKDSLLFSPTRLGRHTLPNRMVLPPLTRQRAATGDVPTDLMAQYYAQRASAGFMISEGAQIEPRGQGYAWTPGLYSAEQIAGWRKVTDAVHAQSGVIFAQLWHVGRVSHALLQPGQQAPVAPSALQAQKVKAFVETGPGTGELVAPTAPRALTIAEIAELVELYAQAARNAIEAGFDGVEIHAANGYLVNQFISAHANTRSDAYGGSLDKRLRFLREVVEAVAQAVGPDRLGVRFTPLFESTDQDRVYIGLVEDDPHHTYIEAIKVLEQAGVAYLSIAEADWDQAPDLPLSFRRAVRASFSGRILYAGRYTAERADALLSTGLADLVAFGRSFIANPDLPARIAHGWPLNPLRAETLYGGGAEGLTDYPVYTA; this is encoded by the coding sequence ATGAAGGACAGCCTGCTCTTTTCCCCCACCCGCCTTGGCCGACACACCTTGCCCAACCGCATGGTCCTGCCCCCGCTGACCCGCCAGCGCGCCGCCACCGGCGATGTGCCGACCGACTTGATGGCCCAATATTACGCCCAGCGCGCCAGCGCCGGCTTCATGATCAGCGAGGGCGCCCAGATCGAGCCGCGCGGTCAGGGCTATGCCTGGACGCCCGGCCTCTACAGCGCCGAGCAGATCGCAGGCTGGCGCAAGGTGACCGATGCCGTCCATGCGCAGAGCGGCGTGATCTTCGCGCAACTGTGGCATGTGGGGCGCGTGTCCCATGCGCTGCTGCAGCCCGGACAGCAGGCCCCGGTGGCCCCCTCCGCGCTTCAGGCGCAGAAGGTGAAGGCCTTTGTCGAGACCGGCCCCGGCACCGGCGAACTGGTCGCCCCCACGGCGCCCCGCGCGCTGACCATCGCCGAAATCGCCGAACTGGTGGAGCTTTATGCGCAGGCCGCGCGCAATGCCATCGAAGCCGGTTTCGACGGCGTCGAGATCCACGCGGCCAACGGCTATCTGGTCAACCAGTTTATCTCGGCCCATGCCAACACGCGCAGCGATGCCTATGGCGGCTCGCTCGACAAGCGCCTGCGCTTCCTGCGTGAGGTCGTCGAGGCTGTCGCGCAAGCCGTCGGGCCGGATCGTTTAGGGGTGCGCTTCACACCGCTGTTCGAAAGCACCGATCAGGACCGCGTCTATATCGGGCTGGTCGAGGACGATCCGCATCACACCTATATCGAGGCGATCAAAGTGCTGGAGCAGGCAGGCGTCGCCTATCTCTCTATCGCCGAGGCCGATTGGGATCAGGCGCCGGACCTGCCCCTCTCCTTCCGCCGCGCCGTGCGCGCCAGCTTCAGCGGGCGCATCCTCTATGCCGGGCGCTACACCGCCGAGCGGGCCGATGCGCTGCTTTCCACCGGGCTGGCCGATCTGGTGGCTTTCGGCCGCAGCTTTATCGCCAATCCCGATCTGCCCGCGCGCATCGCCCATGGCTGGCCGCTCAACCCGCTGCGCGCCGAGACGCTGTACGGCGGCGGCGCGGAAGGGCTGACCGATTACCCCGTCTACACCGCTTAA
- a CDS encoding type 1 glutamine amidotransferase domain-containing protein yields MKILMVLTSHDTLGNTGRKTGFWIEELAAPYYAFQDAGAQITLASPKGGQPPLDPKSNEPAFQTDDTRRFEADPAATAQLASTLRLADVDQGDFDAVFYPGGHGPLWDLAEDTTSIALIEAFLAAGKPTALVCHAPGVLRHVKTPEGRPLVEGKRVTGFTNSEEEAVGLTEVVPFLVEDELKAKGGIFSRGPDWGSYVLQDGLLITGQNPGSSFAAARALVDALTIKA; encoded by the coding sequence ATGAAAATCCTGATGGTTCTCACCTCGCATGACACGCTCGGCAACACGGGCCGCAAGACCGGCTTCTGGATCGAGGAACTGGCCGCCCCCTATTACGCCTTCCAGGATGCCGGGGCGCAGATCACGCTGGCCTCGCCCAAGGGCGGCCAGCCCCCGCTTGATCCCAAGAGCAACGAACCCGCCTTCCAGACCGACGACACCCGCCGTTTCGAGGCCGATCCCGCCGCCACCGCGCAATTGGCCAGCACGCTGCGCCTTGCCGATGTCGATCAGGGCGATTTCGATGCGGTCTTCTATCCCGGCGGCCATGGCCCGCTGTGGGATCTGGCCGAGGACACCACCTCCATCGCGTTGATCGAAGCCTTTCTGGCCGCGGGCAAGCCCACCGCGCTGGTCTGCCATGCTCCGGGCGTGCTGCGCCATGTGAAGACCCCCGAAGGCCGCCCGCTGGTCGAGGGCAAGCGCGTCACCGGCTTCACCAACAGCGAGGAAGAGGCCGTGGGCCTGACCGAGGTGGTCCCCTTTCTCGTCGAGGATGAGCTGAAGGCCAAGGGCGGCATCTTCTCGCGCGGGCCGGACTGGGGCTCCTATGTGCTTCAGGACGGGCTGCTCATCACCGGCCAGAACCCCGGCTCCTCCTTTGCCGCGGCCCGCGCACTGGTCGATGCGCTGACCATCAAGGCCTGA
- a CDS encoding TetR/AcrR family transcriptional regulator codes for MSVMEKDTRSVILATGQTIMSRKGFSGVGLTEILAEAGVPKGSFYHYFKSKDAFGEALLDAYFDDYLAGIDAILAKPGLTGAERLMLYFANWCENQGAFDCQGRCLAVKLGAEVSDLSEPMRLALKAGTNGIIGRMQIMIEAGAADGSLRVQSNAADLAATLYYQWLGASVMVKIVRTHDPFEKAMAATRLALGMATR; via the coding sequence ATGTCGGTGATGGAAAAGGATACACGCAGCGTCATTCTGGCGACAGGGCAGACGATCATGAGCCGCAAGGGCTTTTCCGGCGTCGGCCTGACCGAAATCCTGGCCGAGGCGGGGGTGCCCAAGGGCTCCTTCTACCATTATTTCAAATCCAAGGATGCCTTTGGCGAGGCGCTGCTGGATGCCTATTTCGACGACTATCTCGCCGGGATCGATGCCATTCTGGCCAAGCCCGGCCTGACCGGCGCGGAACGGCTGATGCTCTATTTCGCCAATTGGTGCGAAAATCAGGGCGCTTTTGACTGTCAGGGCCGCTGTCTGGCGGTCAAGCTGGGGGCGGAGGTGTCCGACCTGTCGGAGCCGATGCGGCTTGCGCTCAAAGCGGGCACCAACGGCATCATCGGGCGGATGCAGATCATGATCGAGGCCGGCGCGGCGGATGGCTCGCTGCGGGTACAGAGCAATGCTGCGGATCTGGCGGCGACGCTCTATTACCAGTGGCTGGGTGCCAGCGTGATGGTCAAGATTGTCCGCACGCATGATCCTTTCGAAAAGGCCATGGCGGCCACGCGTCTGGCGCTGGGCATGGCGACCCGCTAA
- a CDS encoding EamA family transporter encodes MSLTVFAIVLLGAILHASWNAIVKRGGDTLLTTILVTASAALIAAAALPFLPPPARASWPFIAASTILQIGYFVLVARTYRIADMSLAYPLMRGTAPLLVALASLTLMGEPLSRAAWLGVAIICMGILSMARAARHASRAGIVMALGNAIVIAGYTLIDAIGVRRSGAPPAYTLWIFLLTGMVLAGWALTMQRRNLLYYARQNWALGLVGGVGTAGSYGLALWAMTVAPVAVVAALRETSILFGVAIAALLLREHVSRAKLIGVGIIALGAAVLRLA; translated from the coding sequence ATGAGCCTGACCGTCTTTGCCATCGTGCTGCTGGGTGCGATCCTTCACGCCTCCTGGAATGCCATCGTGAAGCGGGGCGGCGACACGCTGCTGACGACCATTCTCGTGACGGCATCGGCGGCCCTGATCGCGGCGGCGGCCTTGCCGTTTCTGCCGCCCCCCGCGCGGGCGAGCTGGCCGTTCATCGCCGCATCGACCATCCTGCAGATCGGCTATTTCGTGCTGGTGGCGCGCACCTACCGCATTGCCGATATGAGCCTTGCCTATCCGCTGATGCGCGGAACGGCGCCGCTGCTGGTCGCGCTGGCCAGCCTCACGCTGATGGGCGAGCCTTTGTCGCGCGCCGCATGGCTGGGCGTGGCGATCATCTGCATGGGCATCCTCAGCATGGCGCGGGCCGCCCGCCATGCGAGCAGAGCGGGCATCGTTATGGCGCTGGGCAATGCGATCGTCATCGCCGGCTATACGCTGATCGACGCGATCGGCGTGCGGCGTTCAGGCGCGCCACCCGCTTACACCTTGTGGATCTTCCTGCTGACAGGGATGGTTCTGGCAGGCTGGGCTCTGACCATGCAGCGGCGCAACCTTTTGTATTACGCCCGCCAGAACTGGGCGCTGGGATTGGTCGGCGGAGTCGGCACAGCCGGGTCCTATGGTCTGGCGCTCTGGGCGATGACGGTGGCGCCCGTGGCCGTGGTGGCGGCCCTGCGCGAGACCTCGATCCTGTTCGGTGTCGCCATCGCGGCGCTGCTGCTGCGCGAGCATGTCAGCAGGGCCAAGCTCATCGGCGTGGGCATCATCGCGCTCGGGGCAGCCGTGCTGCGGCTGGCGTAA